One window from the genome of Spiractinospora alimapuensis encodes:
- a CDS encoding DALR anticodon-binding domain-containing protein, translating into MTPDALERLVGAAARRASGGGDVPSADVRRSKAGSGADFVSPIPTRLAGRAGSTPERLAGRIAQALVEDPAIVAAAPTPGGFVEITLTNAARYAVVTSASRGWEYLSVLAPGAHDAGSPDDPAPWPRRALEDAPSLHEAAKWARADARERLTLYCGPTGPTQVNPIHGGGSWRDPYLDEPSRGGPVADLLAVVGEAAVRIAGCVAAEPAPTATHPGVWERQIAENPAFALRYAHAHAHTSVHSWGVGMGVVPGARPDSVEAVRLLGCPAAAHTVGVLFEGPGTVRSTHHRGRPSILVRYLEELAAAYREWTRTASAAPAPAHPPAAGGTPPRDPRLDLSLAVAGVLGTGLFLLGVPAPTEL; encoded by the coding sequence GTGACCCCTGACGCGTTGGAGCGGCTGGTGGGTGCGGCCGCCAGGCGGGCGAGTGGTGGGGGTGACGTCCCTTCAGCCGATGTTCGCCGTTCCAAGGCCGGGTCGGGCGCCGACTTCGTGTCCCCGATCCCCACCCGCCTCGCGGGGCGTGCGGGCTCCACGCCGGAACGGCTGGCCGGGCGGATCGCCCAGGCCCTCGTCGAGGATCCGGCGATCGTCGCCGCGGCGCCCACCCCCGGCGGCTTCGTGGAGATCACGCTGACCAACGCCGCCCGGTACGCCGTGGTGACGTCGGCCTCTCGCGGGTGGGAATACCTCTCCGTGCTGGCCCCCGGCGCCCACGACGCCGGCTCCCCGGACGACCCAGCGCCGTGGCCGCGGCGGGCCCTGGAGGACGCCCCTTCCCTCCATGAGGCAGCGAAGTGGGCGCGGGCCGACGCCCGGGAACGACTCACGCTCTACTGCGGGCCGACCGGACCGACCCAGGTGAACCCGATCCACGGTGGTGGGAGCTGGCGCGACCCCTACCTGGACGAACCCTCGCGCGGTGGCCCCGTCGCCGACCTTCTCGCGGTGGTCGGGGAGGCCGCCGTCCGCATCGCCGGCTGCGTCGCCGCCGAACCCGCCCCCACCGCCACCCACCCCGGAGTGTGGGAACGCCAGATCGCCGAGAACCCCGCGTTCGCGCTGCGCTACGCCCACGCGCACGCTCACACGTCGGTGCACTCCTGGGGCGTCGGGATGGGCGTCGTGCCCGGCGCGCGCCCCGACAGCGTCGAGGCGGTACGGCTGCTGGGATGTCCCGCGGCGGCGCACACCGTCGGGGTCCTGTTCGAGGGGCCCGGCACGGTGCGAAGCACTCACCATCGTGGCCGACCCTCTATCCTGGTGAGGTACCTGGAGGAGCTCGCCGCCGCCTACCGTGAGTGGACGAGGACCGCGAGTGCCGCGCCCGCACCCGCGCATCCGCCGGCAGCCGGAGGCACCCCGCCCCGTGATCCCAGACTCGACCTCAGCCTCGCCGTGGCCGGGGTCCTGGGCACAGGACTGTTTCTCCTCGGTGTTCCAGCGCCCACCGAACTGTAG
- a CDS encoding class I SAM-dependent methyltransferase codes for MTRSVRAMKTGPVTEEFDHAAASYDRLVGANPGYHRHLRVSARRLRLAQGGTGQRILDVGCGTGASTAALARVFPRAEIIGVEVSLGMLSRAREKPWPTRVRFLHARAEELTPEDLDGPVDAILAAYLIRNCPDPDETLATMCGLLPPGGRMALHEYSVADDAMARAVWTAVSWGVIIPLGRAVTGRSDLYRYLWRSVLDFDGAARLRLRMRSVGLENVRTVALGGWQRGIVHTFLGRTPVGRRAS; via the coding sequence ATGACACGCTCCGTGCGCGCCATGAAGACCGGACCAGTCACCGAGGAGTTCGACCACGCAGCCGCCTCTTATGACCGACTCGTGGGCGCCAATCCGGGATATCACCGACATCTGCGCGTTTCCGCGCGCCGCCTGCGGCTCGCACAGGGAGGAACGGGGCAAAGGATCCTGGATGTGGGCTGCGGTACGGGCGCGTCCACGGCGGCCCTCGCCAGGGTGTTTCCCCGGGCGGAGATCATCGGGGTGGAAGTCTCGCTCGGCATGCTCTCCCGGGCTCGAGAGAAGCCATGGCCGACGCGCGTCCGTTTTCTGCACGCGCGTGCCGAGGAGCTCACGCCCGAGGACCTGGACGGGCCGGTGGACGCGATCCTCGCCGCCTACCTGATCCGCAACTGCCCCGATCCCGACGAGACGCTGGCCACCATGTGCGGACTGCTCCCTCCAGGAGGAAGGATGGCGCTCCATGAGTACTCCGTCGCTGACGACGCCATGGCCCGCGCGGTGTGGACCGCTGTCAGTTGGGGTGTCATCATCCCGCTCGGCCGCGCCGTCACCGGCCGTTCGGACCTGTATCGCTACCTCTGGCGAAGTGTCCTGGACTTCGACGGCGCCGCTCGCCTGCGCCTCCGTATGAGATCCGTGGGCCTGGAGAACGTGCGCACCGTCGCTCTGGGCGGGTGGCAGCGCGGTATCGTGCACACGTTTCTCGGCCGGACTCCTGTCGGGCGTCGCGCCTCGTGA
- a CDS encoding DUF5914 domain-containing protein — protein MSMPDPHPRWFPLRTLPTTPWSRQSPTWSAASPAVIGSALKRALARPSGNWFVFASSAEIRPDRPFGRVIAGTEIVAWRDEDGHLHAAPGACPHLGAPLCRGAVREGKVICRWHGLALGAHGFPGWQPFPTHDDGTLAWVRLDQAGGEEPLPQPVLPERPRSSTTLTAVATLAGRCEPEDVVANRLDPWHGSWFHPYSFVGLRVIETASDAEPEPDRMVVEVAFKVAGWWGVPVRAAFSCPEPRTVVMHIIEGEGSGSIVETHATPLGVRDGVPSTAVIEATIATSPRTGFSVASRVAPVVRPFMRAAARRLWRDDLAYAERRYALRASGHWPG, from the coding sequence GTGTCAATGCCCGATCCCCACCCGCGTTGGTTTCCACTGCGTACCCTGCCCACAACCCCCTGGAGTCGCCAGAGTCCCACCTGGAGTGCGGCCTCCCCAGCCGTGATCGGATCGGCGCTCAAGCGCGCCTTGGCCCGCCCCTCCGGCAACTGGTTCGTCTTCGCCTCCAGCGCGGAGATACGTCCGGACCGTCCTTTCGGGCGGGTGATCGCCGGTACCGAGATCGTGGCCTGGCGAGACGAGGACGGGCACCTCCACGCGGCACCGGGCGCGTGTCCTCACCTCGGGGCACCCCTCTGCCGCGGCGCCGTTCGGGAGGGCAAGGTGATCTGCCGCTGGCACGGTCTGGCTCTCGGCGCACACGGCTTTCCCGGTTGGCAGCCCTTCCCCACCCATGACGACGGGACGTTGGCGTGGGTCCGACTGGATCAGGCCGGGGGAGAGGAGCCACTGCCCCAGCCGGTCCTCCCGGAACGACCTCGCTCGTCGACCACCCTCACAGCGGTCGCGACACTGGCGGGACGCTGCGAACCCGAGGACGTCGTGGCCAACCGTCTCGACCCCTGGCACGGCTCCTGGTTCCACCCGTACTCCTTCGTGGGTCTGCGGGTCATCGAAACCGCGTCGGACGCCGAACCCGAGCCGGACCGGATGGTCGTCGAGGTGGCGTTCAAGGTCGCCGGATGGTGGGGCGTCCCGGTGCGGGCCGCGTTCAGCTGTCCCGAGCCCCGAACCGTGGTCATGCACATCATCGAGGGTGAAGGGAGCGGGAGCATCGTGGAGACCCACGCGACCCCGTTGGGTGTGCGCGATGGCGTCCCCTCCACGGCGGTCATCGAGGCGACGATCGCCACCTCGCCTCGCACCGGCTTCTCCGTGGCCAGCAGAGTGGCACCAGTGGTTCGCCCCTTCATGCGCGCGGCCGCGCGCCGGCTGTGGCGCGACGACCTCGCATACGCCGAACGACGCTACGCCCTGCGAGCCTCCGGCCATTGGCCGGGCTGA
- a CDS encoding homoserine dehydrogenase: MALNVALLGCGVVGSEVFRLVNEQSAELAARTGEELRIAGIAVRRPERTRGAGIDPALITTDAMGLATREDIDIVVEVIGGIEPARSLIIAATKAGKSVVTANKALLAEDGETILTGAYNSGVDVFYEASVAGAIPLLRPLRESLAGDRVHRVLGIVNGTTNYILDRMDSRGSGFTEALEEAQALGYAEADPTADVDGFDAAAKAAILARLAFHTPVTAAEVHREGISDVTSAEIASAQAMGCVVKLLAICERSKDDGSVGVRVHPAMLPREHPLASVKEAYNAVFVEAESAGQLMFYGPGAGGAPTASAVLGDLVAAARNRIAGVHASDVAPNDGTAARVHPMGETVTRYHVALDVADRPGVLARVAEAFADHGVSIKNVRQEGYGDDAQLVIVTHRAPDEALSNTVRGVRGLDVVRSVAGVMRVEAQTDN, from the coding sequence GTGGCATTGAACGTGGCGTTGCTCGGATGCGGCGTCGTGGGATCGGAAGTGTTCCGGCTGGTCAATGAGCAGTCGGCCGAGCTCGCAGCGCGCACGGGAGAGGAGTTGCGCATCGCTGGGATCGCGGTGCGCCGCCCGGAGCGAACGCGTGGCGCGGGCATCGACCCCGCCCTCATCACCACGGACGCCATGGGTCTGGCCACACGCGAGGACATCGACATCGTGGTCGAGGTCATCGGCGGGATCGAGCCGGCGCGCTCCCTCATCATCGCCGCGACCAAGGCCGGAAAGTCGGTGGTCACGGCGAACAAGGCACTGCTGGCCGAGGACGGCGAGACAATTCTCACCGGCGCCTACAACAGCGGTGTCGACGTCTTCTACGAGGCGAGCGTCGCCGGGGCCATTCCGCTGTTGCGCCCGCTGCGCGAGTCACTCGCCGGTGACCGGGTGCACCGGGTGCTCGGCATCGTCAACGGCACCACGAACTACATCCTCGACCGGATGGACAGTCGCGGATCCGGCTTCACCGAGGCCCTCGAGGAGGCGCAGGCACTCGGTTACGCCGAGGCCGACCCCACGGCCGACGTCGACGGATTCGACGCCGCCGCCAAGGCCGCCATCCTCGCCCGGCTCGCGTTCCACACCCCGGTGACGGCGGCGGAGGTGCACCGCGAGGGGATCTCCGACGTCACGTCGGCCGAGATCGCGAGTGCCCAGGCGATGGGCTGCGTCGTGAAACTCCTGGCCATCTGCGAACGCTCCAAGGACGACGGCTCGGTGGGCGTCCGGGTGCACCCGGCCATGCTTCCGCGCGAACACCCCCTGGCCAGCGTCAAGGAGGCCTACAACGCGGTGTTCGTGGAGGCCGAGTCCGCGGGGCAGCTCATGTTCTACGGCCCCGGGGCCGGTGGCGCCCCGACGGCCAGTGCGGTGCTGGGCGACCTGGTCGCCGCGGCCCGCAACCGGATCGCCGGAGTGCACGCGAGCGACGTCGCCCCGAACGACGGCACGGCCGCGCGCGTCCACCCCATGGGCGAGACGGTGACGCGCTACCACGTCGCCCTCGACGTCGCCGACCGTCCCGGAGTCCTCGCCCGCGTGGCCGAGGCCTTCGCCGACCACGGTGTCTCCATAAAGAACGTGCGCCAGGAGGGCTACGGGGACGACGCCCAGCTCGTGATCGTCACCCACCGAGCCCCGGACGAGGCGCTATCCAACACCGTCCGCGGAGTCCGCGGCCTCGACGTCGTCCGCTCCGTGGCCGGCGTCATGCGCGTCGAAGCCCAAACCGACAACTAG
- a CDS encoding lycopene cyclase family protein, with protein sequence MGRYDLVIVGAGAAGLTLAHRASSVVLPGVGTPRIALVEPPAGAPRSKDRTWCFWERGVGPWDGILAARWDTLTVISHPGERYTRGISPQSYKMLRSRDFEAYVHSRLGAGVDLYTATVTDIDDGADNATVSAERPDGQPLELEARWAFDSRPLASPPRAHTTLLQHFRGWFVRADTDVFDADSALLMDFRTPQPRNGVAFGYVLPLSAREALVEYTEFTREVLDDGGYDRALRQYTEEVLGLKGLTLVRTEQGVIPMTDGAFSPRTGRRTFRIGAAGGATRPSTGYTFSGIQRQVDSVMRHLEQGRTPVPPLPHHRRHRAMDAILLRALDTGRLSGAEFFARLFARNDMRDVLDFLDGHSAPRREFAMGMTTPLLTMSITTLERALVGVLPPGRS encoded by the coding sequence ATGGGGCGATACGACCTTGTCATCGTCGGAGCCGGCGCGGCCGGTTTGACGTTGGCACACAGAGCGTCCAGTGTGGTCCTTCCCGGCGTTGGGACACCCCGAATCGCCCTCGTCGAGCCTCCCGCCGGTGCGCCGCGCTCCAAGGACCGGACGTGGTGCTTTTGGGAGCGGGGCGTCGGGCCGTGGGACGGCATTCTGGCGGCGCGATGGGACACACTGACGGTCATCTCCCACCCCGGCGAGAGGTACACACGGGGGATCTCGCCCCAGTCCTACAAGATGCTGCGTTCCCGGGATTTCGAGGCGTATGTCCACTCCCGGCTCGGAGCCGGAGTCGACCTTTATACGGCGACGGTCACGGACATCGACGACGGCGCGGACAACGCCACGGTGTCCGCGGAACGCCCCGACGGTCAACCGCTCGAACTGGAGGCCCGGTGGGCGTTCGACTCGCGTCCCCTGGCCTCACCGCCCCGCGCGCACACCACCCTATTGCAGCACTTTCGTGGCTGGTTCGTTCGCGCCGACACGGACGTCTTCGACGCCGATTCCGCGCTGCTGATGGACTTTCGAACCCCACAGCCCCGAAACGGCGTCGCCTTCGGCTACGTGCTTCCACTCTCCGCGCGCGAAGCCCTGGTGGAGTACACCGAGTTCACCCGGGAGGTTCTCGATGACGGCGGCTACGACCGGGCACTGCGTCAGTACACCGAAGAAGTGCTTGGCCTGAAGGGCCTCACACTCGTCAGGACGGAGCAGGGAGTCATCCCCATGACGGACGGAGCCTTCAGTCCCCGCACCGGCCGACGGACCTTTCGCATCGGAGCGGCCGGCGGGGCCACCCGGCCGTCCACCGGATACACGTTCAGTGGGATCCAGCGTCAGGTCGACTCGGTGATGCGCCATCTGGAGCAGGGGCGTACACCCGTCCCACCGCTCCCGCACCACAGGCGGCACCGGGCCATGGACGCGATTCTCCTCCGTGCCCTGGACACCGGGCGTCTGTCCGGGGCCGAATTCTTCGCCCGACTCTTCGCCCGCAACGACATGCGTGATGTCCTGGACTTCCTTGACGGACACTCCGCTCCACGACGCGAATTCGCCATGGGCATGACCACCCCACTACTCACGATGTCGATCACGACGCTGGAACGCGCGCTCGTGGGCGTGCTTCCACCCGGTCGGAGTTGA
- a CDS encoding phytoene/squalene synthase family protein — MMGTVSELDAAGITGVALRRDYACSRALHARHGRTYYLATRVLPAARRPAVHALYGFARWVDDMVDEAPPECPPEERAAVLDAVERDLRAALSGGHARAAPVRALVDTVRRYAIAHEYFIAFMRSMRTDLTVTDYANYDELLDYMHGSAAVIGLQVLPVLGTVVPRAEAEPHAAALGVAFQLTNFLRDVAGDLDRGRIYLPADVLDRHGVDRDLLLRCRHTGTQDPRVRRALAELSALNREIYREAEPGCAMLAPVARLCVETALRLYEGILDEIETADYDVWSGRHRVARSRRLRIALPALSRALATRLAIA; from the coding sequence CTGATGGGCACCGTCTCCGAACTGGACGCCGCGGGGATCACCGGGGTGGCGCTACGTCGGGACTACGCGTGCAGCCGCGCCTTGCACGCGCGCCACGGGCGGACCTATTACCTCGCGACCAGGGTGCTTCCCGCGGCGCGGCGCCCCGCCGTGCACGCCCTGTACGGGTTCGCGCGCTGGGTCGACGACATGGTCGACGAGGCCCCACCCGAATGCCCGCCCGAGGAGAGAGCCGCTGTTCTGGACGCCGTCGAGCGGGATTTACGTGCCGCTCTCTCCGGTGGACACGCGCGAGCGGCACCGGTACGGGCCCTGGTCGACACGGTCCGCCGTTACGCCATCGCCCACGAGTACTTCATCGCCTTCATGAGGTCCATGCGTACCGACCTCACTGTGACCGACTACGCGAACTACGACGAGCTCCTCGATTACATGCACGGGTCTGCGGCGGTGATAGGTCTGCAGGTCCTGCCGGTCCTCGGAACAGTCGTGCCGCGCGCCGAGGCGGAACCGCACGCGGCGGCCCTTGGGGTGGCCTTCCAACTGACCAACTTCCTGCGCGACGTGGCCGGAGACCTCGACCGTGGACGGATCTACCTGCCCGCCGACGTGCTCGATCGACACGGTGTCGACCGCGACCTGCTTCTCAGATGCCGCCATACCGGAACGCAGGACCCTCGGGTGCGCCGAGCGCTCGCCGAACTGAGCGCGCTGAATCGCGAGATCTACCGTGAAGCCGAACCGGGATGCGCCATGTTGGCCCCGGTGGCACGCCTCTGCGTGGAGACGGCGTTGCGGTTGTATGAGGGCATCTTGGACGAGATCGAGACGGCCGACTACGACGTGTGGTCGGGGCGGCACCGTGTCGCGCGTTCTCGCCGGCTGCGCATAGCACTCCCCGCGCTGAGCAGGGCCCTCGCGACGCGTCTGGCCATCGCCTAG
- the lysA gene encoding diaminopimelate decarboxylase: MSRYAHPAGPRHADLIPEGNPPGAPVDLNQLDPRLWPLTARRESGEMTIGGVGVAKLAREFGTPLFVVDEEDFRTRAREFRAAFSGADVYYAGKALLNTTVARWVAEEGLGLDVCSGGELAVALASGFPAERMGLHGNNKSESELVRAVEAGVGRIIVDSLTEIALLERIAADRDRVVDVMIRVTTGVEAHTHEFVATAHEDQKFGLSLVSGAAMRAVRDVLAAPHLNLTGLHSHIGSQIFDTAGFEVAAHRLTEFLATIHAQLGVVLPELDLGGGLGVAYRPEDTPQETASTAKRLTDIVSQECAARDLPVPRLAVEPGRAIVAQAGVTIYDVGTVKEVEGLRTYVSVDGGMSDNIRTALYGADYTTVLASRASDAPPMLSRLVGKHCESGDIVVRDPYYPSDIDRGDLVAVAGTGAYCYSMANNYNHLPRPAMVAVRDGAARLMMRRETEDDLLRLDVR; encoded by the coding sequence ATGAGCCGTTACGCCCACCCGGCGGGTCCACGTCATGCCGACCTCATCCCCGAAGGGAACCCGCCAGGCGCTCCCGTCGACCTCAACCAGCTCGACCCGCGACTCTGGCCGCTGACGGCGCGCCGCGAGTCCGGTGAGATGACCATCGGCGGGGTGGGCGTCGCGAAGCTCGCGCGGGAGTTCGGCACCCCGCTGTTCGTGGTCGACGAGGAGGACTTCCGGACCCGGGCCCGCGAGTTCCGTGCCGCGTTCTCCGGCGCGGACGTGTACTACGCCGGTAAGGCGCTGCTCAACACCACCGTCGCCCGTTGGGTCGCCGAGGAGGGCCTGGGGCTCGACGTGTGCAGCGGTGGGGAGCTCGCGGTCGCGCTCGCGTCGGGGTTCCCGGCCGAGCGGATGGGGCTGCATGGCAACAACAAGTCGGAGTCCGAGCTCGTGCGCGCCGTCGAGGCGGGCGTGGGCCGGATCATCGTCGACTCGCTGACCGAGATCGCCCTCCTGGAGCGGATCGCCGCGGACCGGGACCGCGTCGTCGACGTCATGATCCGGGTGACGACCGGGGTGGAGGCGCACACCCACGAGTTCGTCGCCACTGCCCACGAGGACCAGAAGTTCGGGCTCTCGCTGGTCAGCGGCGCGGCGATGCGGGCGGTGCGCGACGTGCTGGCGGCGCCGCACCTGAACCTGACCGGACTGCACTCCCACATCGGGTCCCAGATCTTCGACACCGCCGGGTTCGAGGTGGCGGCCCACCGTCTCACGGAGTTCCTGGCCACCATTCACGCGCAGCTCGGCGTCGTGCTGCCCGAGCTGGATCTGGGAGGCGGGCTCGGCGTCGCCTACCGGCCGGAGGACACCCCCCAGGAGACCGCCAGCACCGCCAAGCGCCTCACCGACATCGTGTCCCAGGAGTGCGCCGCGCGGGACCTGCCCGTGCCCCGCCTCGCGGTCGAGCCGGGGCGCGCGATCGTGGCCCAGGCCGGCGTCACCATCTACGACGTCGGCACGGTCAAGGAGGTCGAGGGGCTGCGCACCTACGTCAGCGTGGACGGCGGGATGAGCGACAACATCCGCACCGCCCTGTACGGCGCCGACTACACGACGGTACTGGCCTCGCGCGCCAGCGACGCGCCCCCGATGCTGAGCCGTCTGGTCGGCAAGCACTGCGAAAGCGGCGACATCGTCGTTCGTGACCCCTACTACCCCAGCGATATCGATCGTGGCGACCTCGTGGCGGTGGCCGGCACCGGCGCGTACTGCTACTCGATGGCGAACAACTACAACCACCTGCCCCGACCCGCCATGGTCGCGGTGCGCGACGGTGCCGCGCGGCTCATGATGCGGCGCGAGACCGAAGATGACCTGTTGCGACTGGACGTACGCTGA
- a CDS encoding FAD-dependent oxidoreductase yields MTITPCDPLAETIAPPAPRGPRPALPPRAAVVGGGIAGMAAATALCERGVHVTVFERESSLGGRLQGWPTVLNDGSAATMSRGFHAFFRQYYNLRGLLTRLDPDLGMLSPLADYPLVHANGPHDSFAGLPSSPPFNAFALAARSRSFPARELVRVNIPAAAQLLDVDVPGVYDRLDHWDALTLLDTIRFPPAARHLAFEVFSRSFFADPSQLSAAELAIMFHLYFLGSSEGLLFDVANAPFPQALWDPWVEYLTRSGAIVRTSTRVSRLVSGERHRFAVHTVSGRRASAEEFDAVVVATDLPGLRTLTDSSPGLGAEEWRQRVRDSPSAPPFLVSRLWLDRRVRSDRPGFLGTAGYRTLDNVSVLERFEDEAARWADRNGGSVVELHAYALPEQCDERGERERLISQLWRVFPETEHATIVDQRHELRADCALFPPGGYERRLTPTSPDPHLVVAGDHVRVDLPVALMERAATSGLMAANELLSGWGFPGHPLWSVPRQGRLAPMRRFARWGRSLGQPGQWPEARRA; encoded by the coding sequence GTGACGATCACCCCATGCGATCCTCTCGCCGAGACGATCGCACCGCCCGCTCCTCGTGGCCCTCGCCCAGCGCTTCCACCACGTGCGGCGGTCGTGGGTGGGGGGATCGCCGGCATGGCCGCGGCCACGGCACTGTGTGAGCGCGGAGTGCACGTCACCGTCTTCGAGCGCGAATCGAGCCTGGGTGGACGACTCCAGGGCTGGCCCACTGTACTCAACGACGGTTCGGCGGCGACGATGAGCCGCGGTTTCCACGCGTTCTTCCGTCAGTACTACAACCTGCGCGGGTTGCTGACCCGGCTCGATCCCGACCTCGGCATGCTGAGCCCGCTGGCGGACTATCCGCTCGTGCACGCCAACGGCCCGCACGACAGTTTCGCCGGCCTTCCTTCCTCGCCGCCATTCAACGCGTTCGCGCTCGCGGCGCGCAGCCGGAGCTTTCCCGCGCGTGAACTGGTCCGCGTCAACATTCCCGCGGCGGCGCAACTCCTGGATGTCGACGTCCCCGGCGTGTACGACCGGTTGGACCACTGGGACGCGCTCACGCTCCTGGACACCATCCGTTTTCCACCGGCGGCGCGGCACCTCGCCTTCGAGGTCTTCTCCCGGAGCTTCTTCGCCGATCCGAGTCAGCTTTCCGCGGCGGAGCTCGCGATCATGTTCCACCTCTACTTTCTGGGTTCGAGCGAGGGTCTTCTCTTCGACGTCGCCAACGCGCCCTTCCCCCAGGCGCTGTGGGACCCGTGGGTGGAGTACCTGACCCGATCCGGCGCGATCGTGCGGACGTCGACCCGGGTCTCGCGTCTTGTCTCGGGAGAACGGCATCGTTTCGCCGTGCACACGGTGAGCGGTCGGCGCGCGAGTGCCGAGGAGTTCGACGCCGTAGTGGTGGCCACAGATCTTCCCGGCCTGCGCACCCTCACCGACTCCTCGCCAGGCCTGGGGGCCGAGGAGTGGCGTCAGCGGGTCCGTGACTCGCCCAGCGCGCCCCCCTTCCTAGTGAGCCGCCTGTGGCTTGACCGACGGGTACGGTCCGACAGGCCGGGGTTCCTCGGCACCGCTGGCTATCGCACCCTCGACAACGTCAGCGTGTTGGAGCGCTTCGAGGACGAGGCCGCGCGGTGGGCCGATCGCAACGGTGGTTCGGTGGTGGAGCTGCACGCCTACGCGTTGCCCGAACAGTGCGACGAGCGAGGCGAGCGTGAACGTCTGATCAGCCAGCTATGGCGGGTTTTCCCGGAGACCGAGCACGCGACGATCGTAGATCAACGCCATGAGCTACGCGCTGACTGCGCGCTCTTCCCTCCAGGGGGATACGAGCGTCGACTCACCCCGACCAGCCCGGATCCCCACCTGGTCGTGGCGGGTGACCACGTTCGGGTTGACCTGCCGGTGGCCCTGATGGAGCGGGCGGCCACCAGCGGGCTCATGGCCGCGAACGAGTTGCTCTCCGGTTGGGGATTCCCCGGACACCCACTGTGGAGTGTGCCGCGCCAAGGACGGTTGGCACCGATGAGGAGGTTCGCCCGGTGGGGCCGTAGCCTCGGTCAGCCCGGCCAATGGCCGGAGGCTCGCAGGGCGTAG
- a CDS encoding response regulator transcription factor, whose protein sequence is MGEARVLVVDDDEVIRQLIAVNLQMEGFEVHTAVDGEDCLDQVGKIDPDVITLDIMMPRLDGWVTATRLLEGESRCRGRVLLITARAQEADQRRGEAIGVDAFLAKPFDPTELIQIVRRLAGPGELDHS, encoded by the coding sequence GTGGGTGAGGCGCGGGTACTAGTGGTCGACGATGACGAGGTGATCCGTCAACTGATCGCCGTCAATCTCCAGATGGAGGGCTTCGAGGTCCATACGGCGGTGGACGGTGAGGACTGTCTGGACCAGGTCGGCAAGATCGATCCGGATGTGATCACGCTCGACATCATGATGCCCCGGTTGGACGGCTGGGTGACGGCCACTCGGCTCCTGGAGGGGGAGTCGCGGTGTCGGGGCCGGGTGCTGCTGATCACCGCGCGGGCCCAGGAGGCCGACCAACGGCGGGGGGAGGCGATCGGGGTGGACGCGTTTCTCGCCAAGCCGTTCGATCCCACCGAGTTGATCCAGATCGTGCGTCGACTCGCCGGTCCCGGCGAACTGGACCATTCGTGA